A window of the Citrus sinensis cultivar Valencia sweet orange chromosome 9, DVS_A1.0, whole genome shotgun sequence genome harbors these coding sequences:
- the LOC127899929 gene encoding probable cytokinin riboside 5'-monophosphate phosphoribohydrolase LOGL10 produces MVSEAAFIRGSQVLGIIPGVLKSLGSSSDSSTGEELVVSGMQERITEMLNHADAFIFLPGDLATLEALITLASWAHLHIHQKPIGLLNVNNFYDGFIAFLNHAIKNYFIPSNVKKLFICAHTATELLDMLQAYKPEPDPWTFVLERPNNDGNSSHSKKYKLELFKFATLSDSKTSETSIRIRESTQKSSHRPIPHRHFKIKGQAFMIVSHDGKGPNTFNKDLTSSVRDLWMKAMEAKIESL; encoded by the exons atggtctcagaagcagcttttatcagaggaagtcaagtgttaggcatcatcccaggAGTCTTAAAatcattgggcagttcgtctgactcatcaactggagaagagttagtcgtctcaggtatgcaagaaagaataactgaaatgcttaatcatgctgatgcttttattttccttccaggagatcttgcaacactagaggcacttatcacactagcatcttgggcccatctgcacatccaccaaaaacccatcggtttgttaaatgtcaataacttttatgatggctttatcgcatttcttaaccatgcaataaaaaactatttcattccttctaatgtgaaaaaactctttatttgtgctcacactgctactgagctacttgatatgttacaagcttataaaccggagccagacccctggacctttgtgttggagcgaccaaataatgatggtaacagtagccacagtaagaagtacaaattaga GCTCTTCAAGTTTGCCACTCTAAGTGATAGTAAAACATCAGAAACTTCAATTCGAATTAGGGAATCAACTCAGAAGAGTAGTCATAGGCCAATTCCTCATCGTCATTTTAAGATTAAGGGACAAGCATTTATGATTGTTTCACACGATGGTAAAGGGCCAAATACTTTTAACAAAGATCTGACATCGTCTGTTAGGGATTTGTGGATGAAAGCAATGGAAGCAAAGATTGAGTCTTTGTAG